The Coriobacteriia bacterium region AACCGGATCGGCTCGGAGGGCTACGAGTTCGAAGTGCTCGACACCCTCGAGCTGCCCGATGACCTTGCCTACAACCCCCGCGATGACCTGCGGGAACTCCTCGATATGTGGCGTGAACGGCTTGCAGCGGAGGCGGGGGCCGGAAATGCGCCCGTAGCCGAGGGGGATGAAGACGCCTAGCTCGTGCGTGGAGCGTGGCCGAGGGGCGCTTTGGCACGCATAGGCGCGAGTGGGCGACGTGAGTGGCGCGCGTCACGCCGTGAGAGGGCTGCATACGCCCCCGAGCGGCGTTAGCGCTGAAAGACGGCACCGCCTGCCGCCCCGCGGGGCAGGCCAGTCCGCACGCGGGGCGCTATACGCCGCCAAGCGAACGGGGGAAGAATCGCATAGTCAGTCCGTGTAAGGTTGGCTCCAGAAGTCCCGGGGCGTCGCAACAACGCTAGCAGGGGCTTTCGCAGTTGCCGGCACCATTCGATTCTCGAACGGAGTAGCAGCATGAAGTCTGATCTTGAGATCGCGCAGGCGCACGAGACTCGCCCCATCACCGAGATCGCCGCCGAAGTCGGGATCCTTCCCGAGGAGCTCGAGCTGTACGGCAACTACAAGGCGAAGATCAGCCTCTCGGTACTCGAACGTCTGGGTGACCGCCCGCAGGGCCGCTACATCGACGTGACCGCGATCAACCCCACGCCGCTTGGCGAGGGCAAGACCGTGACGACCGTCGGCCTGGGTCAGGCGCTGCACCACATCGGCAAGAACGTGATCACCTGCATCCGCCAGCCTTCCCTCGGTCCGGTCTTCGGCATAAAGGGTGGCGCGGCCGGCGGCGGCTACTCGCAGGTCGTTCCGATGGAGGACTTCAATCTGCACCTCACCGGTGACGTGCACGCGGTCACGATGGCGAACAACCTGCTCGCCGCCTACATCGATAACCACCTCTACCACGGCAACGCGCTCGACATCGACCCGTACTCGATCACCTGGCGTCGCGTGGTGGACCTGAACGACCGCGCGCTACGCAACACCATCGTCGGCCTGGGCAACAAGCTCGACGGCGTGCCGCGCGAGACCGGCTTCGACATCTCGGTGGCCAGCGAAGTCATGGCGATCCTGGCGCTCGCGAGTGACCTGAAGGACCTGCGCGCTCGCCTCGGCCGCATCGTCATCGGCCAGACGAAGGCGGGTGCTCCCGTCACCGCAGAAGACCTCAAGTGCGCAGGCGCGATGGCCGTGCTCATGAAGGACGCCATCAAGCCCAACCTCATGCAGAACCTCGAGGGTGGCGCGGTGCTCGTCCACGCCGGACCGTTCGCCAACATCGCGCAGGGCAACAACTCGATCATCGCCGACAAGATCGCGCTCAAGATCGCCGACTACGTGGTCACTGAGTCCGGTTTCGGTGCCGACATGGGCGCCGAGAAGTTCATGAACATCAAGTGCCGCATCTCGGGCCTCGTGCCCGACTGCGTGGTCATCGTCGCGACGATCCGAGCGCTCAAGGCTTCGTCGGGCAAGTTCGAGGTCCGTCCCGGCAAGCCGCTCGACGAGCGCCTCAAGACAGAAGACATCGAGTCGATCGCCGAGGGCATCTGCAACCTCGAGAAGCACATCGAGAACATGAAGAAGTTTGGCGTGCCGGTAGTCGTTGCGGTCAACCACTTCCCCACAGACACCGACAACGAGCACGCGTTCGTCATCGAGCGTTCGCTCGCTGCCGGTGCGGACTTCGCGGTCACCCACAAGGTGCATGCCGATGGCGGTGCCGGGGGAGCCGCACTCGCCGAGGCGTGCGTGAAAGCGTGCGAGCTGCCCAAGGAGTTCAAGCTGCTCTATCCGGACGACGCCAGCATCAAGGAGAAGATCGAGACGATCGCAACCGAGATCTACGGCGCCGACGGCGTGGACTATCTGCCCG contains the following coding sequences:
- a CDS encoding formate--tetrahydrofolate ligase, translating into MKSDLEIAQAHETRPITEIAAEVGILPEELELYGNYKAKISLSVLERLGDRPQGRYIDVTAINPTPLGEGKTVTTVGLGQALHHIGKNVITCIRQPSLGPVFGIKGGAAGGGYSQVVPMEDFNLHLTGDVHAVTMANNLLAAYIDNHLYHGNALDIDPYSITWRRVVDLNDRALRNTIVGLGNKLDGVPRETGFDISVASEVMAILALASDLKDLRARLGRIVIGQTKAGAPVTAEDLKCAGAMAVLMKDAIKPNLMQNLEGGAVLVHAGPFANIAQGNNSIIADKIALKIADYVVTESGFGADMGAEKFMNIKCRISGLVPDCVVIVATIRALKASSGKFEVRPGKPLDERLKTEDIESIAEGICNLEKHIENMKKFGVPVVVAVNHFPTDTDNEHAFVIERSLAAGADFAVTHKVHADGGAGGAALAEACVKACELPKEFKLLYPDDASIKEKIETIATEIYGADGVDYLPAAEAKIKLYTEQGYDKLPICMAKTHLSLSHDPALKGRPTGWRLPIRDIRATVGAGFLYPLCGDMRTMPGLPKVPAGDSIDLDEKGNVVGLF